One stretch of Thiohalospira halophila DSM 15071 DNA includes these proteins:
- a CDS encoding flagella synthesis protein FlgN yields MSAPDRLLRTLKEQLEREEGLMAELESALEAESSALARRDATPLDEAVARKQAALEGLGEAVNQRLRWMQSQGLEAGLEGIRAAAGETDPDLPDRWEALAQRLEAAQQQNEINGQILEATRQGVEELLTIFRSPAPKADAGVELYTAGGRSGVRRGPSGGSLTQA; encoded by the coding sequence ATGAGCGCCCCCGACCGCCTCCTCCGGACGCTGAAGGAGCAGCTCGAGCGCGAGGAAGGGCTGATGGCCGAACTGGAGTCGGCCCTGGAGGCGGAGAGCAGCGCCCTCGCCCGGCGTGATGCCACGCCACTGGACGAGGCAGTCGCCCGCAAGCAGGCCGCGCTGGAGGGCCTCGGCGAGGCCGTCAACCAGCGCCTGCGCTGGATGCAGAGCCAGGGGCTGGAAGCCGGCCTGGAGGGCATCCGCGCCGCCGCCGGGGAGACCGACCCCGACCTCCCGGACCGCTGGGAAGCACTGGCCCAGCGGCTGGAGGCCGCCCAGCAGCAGAACGAGATCAATGGCCAGATCCTGGAGGCCACCCGCCAGGGGGTCGAGGAGCTGCTGACCATCTTCCGCTCGCCGGCGCCCAAGGCCGATGCGGGCGTCGAACTCTACACCGCCGGCGGACGCAGCGGCGTTCGTCGGGGCCCCTCCGGCGGAAGCCTCACCCAGGCCTAG
- the flgM gene encoding flagellar biosynthesis anti-sigma factor FlgM yields MAIEFNNRVLPGQTRINERDSTRPESGSGENAATKSSGSAGDKVSFTDVASRLQSLEAAMAQEPAVDPHRVESVRQSIEDGTFEVNAESIASRLMEMDQDLGNNGE; encoded by the coding sequence ATGGCTATCGAATTCAACAATCGGGTCCTCCCCGGACAGACCCGTATCAACGAACGGGACTCCACCCGTCCGGAGAGCGGCAGTGGCGAGAATGCCGCCACGAAGAGCTCCGGGAGCGCCGGTGACAAGGTCAGCTTCACCGATGTCGCCTCCCGGCTCCAGAGCCTGGAGGCCGCCATGGCGCAGGAGCCGGCCGTGGATCCCCATCGCGTGGAGTCGGTCCGTCAGTCCATTGAGGACGGCACCTTCGAGGTCAATGCCGAGTCCATCGCTAGTCGCCTGATGGAGATGGATCAGGACCTGGGGAACAACGGCGAATGA
- the flgA gene encoding flagellar basal body P-ring formation chaperone FlgA: MQTLAPLSLLRILLVALLFASAAQAQEDEAIQSPASIERAIEAFVVHQVPDRDGRLEIEVGYIDPRLRLTQCGHEPEVFLPPNTQLSGRATVGVQCQTPERWRVYIPVEVRHMIPVVVARNPIYRGETVERGDLGQESRDTSGLRGGHFTDPGEVAGQQAERRLRPGRVISGRDVAPPILVERGARVTITAGSGGFAVSVKGEALADGRKGETIPVRNLSSEREVDAEVVGPGRVQVR, translated from the coding sequence ATGCAGACCCTCGCCCCGCTCTCCCTACTCCGGATCCTGCTCGTCGCCCTGCTGTTCGCTTCCGCCGCCCAGGCGCAGGAGGACGAGGCCATCCAGAGCCCGGCCTCCATCGAGCGCGCCATCGAGGCCTTCGTGGTCCATCAGGTCCCGGACCGGGATGGCCGGCTGGAGATCGAAGTAGGCTATATCGACCCGCGGCTTCGGCTGACGCAGTGCGGCCACGAGCCGGAGGTCTTCCTGCCACCGAACACGCAGCTATCCGGACGCGCCACGGTAGGCGTGCAGTGCCAGACGCCGGAACGCTGGCGGGTCTACATCCCGGTGGAGGTGCGCCACATGATCCCGGTGGTGGTAGCGCGCAATCCGATCTATCGGGGGGAGACGGTGGAGCGGGGTGATCTCGGTCAGGAGTCCCGGGATACCTCGGGACTTCGGGGTGGCCACTTCACGGATCCGGGAGAGGTCGCCGGCCAGCAGGCCGAGCGCCGGCTGCGGCCGGGCCGGGTGATCAGCGGACGGGACGTGGCACCACCGATCCTCGTCGAGCGTGGCGCCCGGGTAACCATCACCGCCGGCAGCGGCGGCTTTGCCGTCTCCGTGAAGGGCGAGGCGCTGGCCGACGGCCGCAAGGGGGAGACCATCCCGGTACGCAACCTCTCCTCGGAGCGCGAGGTGGACGCCGAGGTAGTCGGCCCGGGGCGCGTACAGGTACGCTGA
- a CDS encoding CheR family methyltransferase, with product MTQQFSDDEYESFRLFLEDSAGITLGANKQYLVNSRLSRLMRENGIESLSELVRAIKAGRPAGLKEKIIDAMTTNETSWFRDKVPFRQLSDHILPELTAQRLNRPLRIWSAACSSGQEVFSISIVIDEYQRAHPGAMPRDAEILGTDISPSMVRDAKEACYDKLAVARGLDKERQDKYFTEKGDCWQANESIRKRTSFREGNLMASFSSYGKFDIIFCRNVLIYFSADLKRDILGRLAKQLNPGGYLILGSSESVTGYSDAYELVRAGGGVLYRLRG from the coding sequence ATGACCCAGCAGTTCAGTGACGACGAATACGAGAGCTTCCGCCTCTTCCTGGAGGACTCGGCGGGGATCACCCTGGGGGCCAACAAGCAGTACCTGGTCAACAGTCGGCTGAGCCGGCTGATGCGGGAGAACGGCATCGAGAGCCTCAGCGAGCTGGTCCGCGCCATCAAGGCCGGCCGGCCCGCCGGGCTCAAGGAGAAGATCATCGATGCCATGACCACCAACGAGACCTCCTGGTTCCGGGACAAGGTCCCCTTCCGGCAGCTCTCCGATCACATCCTTCCGGAGCTTACGGCCCAGCGTTTGAACCGGCCGCTCCGGATCTGGTCGGCCGCCTGCTCCTCGGGGCAGGAGGTCTTCTCCATCTCCATCGTAATCGACGAGTATCAGCGGGCTCATCCCGGAGCCATGCCCCGGGACGCCGAGATCCTGGGTACGGACATCTCCCCGAGCATGGTCCGTGACGCCAAGGAGGCCTGTTACGACAAGCTCGCCGTGGCGCGCGGGCTGGACAAGGAGCGGCAGGACAAGTACTTCACCGAGAAGGGCGACTGCTGGCAGGCCAACGAGTCCATCCGCAAGCGCACGAGCTTCCGCGAGGGGAACCTCATGGCGAGCTTCTCCAGCTACGGCAAGTTCGACATCATCTTCTGCCGCAACGTCCTCATCTACTTCTCCGCCGACCTCAAGCGGGACATCCTGGGGCGGCTGGCCAAGCAGCTGAACCCCGGTGGCTACCTCATCCTCGGCTCCTCGGAGTCGGTGACCGGCTACTCCGACGCCTACGAACTGGTCCGGGCCGGTGGCGGCGTCCTCTACCGCCTGCGCGGTTGA
- the flgB gene encoding flagellar basal body rod protein FlgB, which yields MAISVDDALGIHPQAMKLAHQRSQVLGANLANADTPNYKARDIDFEGAMRAELGRREGLTMATTSEGHLGGPGGQAGELQYRVPFQPSIDGNTVDAAKEQTRFSENSMRYMASLQFVEGTFSTLNKAAGGQG from the coding sequence ATGGCCATCAGTGTCGACGACGCCCTGGGGATCCACCCCCAGGCCATGAAGCTGGCCCACCAGCGCTCCCAGGTGCTCGGGGCCAATCTCGCCAATGCGGATACGCCCAACTACAAGGCCCGGGATATCGACTTCGAGGGGGCCATGCGGGCGGAGCTGGGGCGTCGTGAGGGCCTGACCATGGCGACGACCAGCGAGGGCCACCTCGGTGGTCCCGGCGGCCAGGCCGGCGAGCTCCAGTATCGCGTCCCCTTCCAGCCCTCCATCGACGGCAACACCGTGGATGCGGCCAAGGAGCAGACCCGCTTCTCCGAGAACAGCATGCGCTACATGGCGTCTCTGCAGTTCGTGGAGGGGACCTTTTCCACCCTCAACAAGGCGGCGGGAGGCCAGGGCTGA
- the flgC gene encoding flagellar basal body rod protein FlgC translates to MSFFSMFDTAGSAMTAQRLRMNVTSSNLANADTVSSSTGETYRARQPVFEAVYRQEQAAAGGNGGTGIGEASAGVRVREIVESEAPLQQQYDPSHPMANEEGYIFKPNVNPMEEMANLISAQRSYESNLEVFNSAKQMYMRTLQMGR, encoded by the coding sequence ATGTCCTTCTTCAGCATGTTTGATACCGCCGGTTCGGCAATGACGGCCCAGCGGCTGCGGATGAACGTGACCTCCAGCAACCTGGCCAATGCCGACACCGTGAGCAGCAGTACCGGCGAAACCTACCGGGCCCGGCAGCCGGTCTTCGAGGCGGTCTATCGCCAGGAGCAGGCGGCGGCCGGCGGTAATGGCGGCACCGGCATCGGCGAGGCAAGCGCCGGGGTGCGGGTGCGCGAGATCGTGGAGAGCGAGGCGCCCCTGCAGCAGCAGTACGACCCCAGTCATCCCATGGCGAACGAGGAGGGCTACATCTTCAAGCCCAACGTCAATCCCATGGAGGAGATGGCCAACCTGATCTCCGCCCAGCGCTCCTACGAGAGCAATCTGGAGGTCTTCAACTCGGCCAAGCAGATGTACATGCGGACCCTGCAGATGGGCCGCTAG
- a CDS encoding flagellar hook assembly protein FlgD, translating to MAIDPTSGKNPYEQLGLTSNREENKKEDSDPASVGQDQFLELMMAQLENQDPTSPQDNGEFMSQMATFSQAQGMKELTETFTDLAEDLSSNQALQASSMIGRSVLAPGESVRYDGENAAGGAIQLDSSAQDVSVSVYNGAGQEVRNIQMGQLPEGRHFFSWDGTDNDGNSLPPGNYEISAEGLQEGQNKSLETSVLARVDSVSMGSGGQGMKLNLAGGETMGLDKIQEIM from the coding sequence ATGGCCATCGATCCCACCTCGGGGAAGAACCCCTACGAGCAGTTGGGGCTGACCAGTAACCGGGAGGAGAACAAGAAGGAGGACAGCGATCCCGCCTCGGTGGGCCAGGACCAGTTCCTGGAGCTCATGATGGCGCAGCTGGAGAACCAGGATCCCACGAGCCCCCAGGACAACGGGGAGTTCATGAGCCAGATGGCGACCTTCAGCCAGGCCCAGGGCATGAAGGAACTCACCGAGACCTTCACCGACCTGGCGGAGGATCTGAGCTCCAATCAGGCGCTGCAGGCCTCCTCCATGATCGGCCGGTCGGTCCTGGCACCGGGGGAATCGGTCCGCTATGACGGCGAGAATGCGGCTGGCGGCGCCATCCAGCTGGATTCCAGCGCCCAGGACGTCTCGGTGTCGGTCTACAACGGCGCCGGCCAGGAGGTTCGCAATATCCAGATGGGGCAGCTCCCCGAGGGGCGCCACTTCTTCAGCTGGGACGGGACCGATAATGACGGCAATTCCCTGCCGCCCGGCAATTACGAGATAAGTGCCGAGGGGCTGCAGGAGGGACAGAACAAGAGCCTGGAGACCTCCGTGCTGGCACGGGTGGATAGCGTCTCCATGGGATCCGGCGGTCAGGGGATGAAGCTGAACCTGGCCGGCGGCGAGACAATGGGCCTGGACAAGATCCAGGAGATCATGTAA
- the flgE gene encoding flagellar hook protein FlgE: MSFRIGLSGLNAASQDLSVTGNNIANASTTGFKRSRAEFVDVYAASYQGISRLASGNGVRTSQIQQQMNEGNIEYTDNNLDLAISGKGFFTVSDQGAEKYTRAGQFSPDDEGYVVNGRDQRLQVFPPNGDGTFNTGQLQDLRLSTEEGEPAPTTTSEVGLNLNADNDVPPVATFDPDETESYNYSTSQTVYDSLGSQHEMRMYFRKVSDNTWDVYTQMADGEVTNPGADQYDPNGDLTEFPGVQQARRLEFTDNGDLDETTSDGGGVMDYDFSFNNGSADLNPIQVDFSGATQYAKDSATNRLNQDGYASGLLTGISINDQGVALANYTNGDSQELGQIALSNFSNPQGLQPDGDTAWTESSDSGEPLLGQPGTSNLGLIQSGAVEASNVDLAEELTSLITAQRNYQANSKTIQTQDTITQTLINLR; encoded by the coding sequence ATGTCCTTCCGTATCGGATTGAGCGGCCTCAATGCCGCCTCGCAGGACCTCAGTGTCACGGGTAACAACATCGCCAACGCCAGCACGACGGGTTTTAAACGGTCGAGGGCGGAGTTCGTCGACGTCTACGCCGCCTCCTACCAGGGGATCAGCCGGCTGGCCTCCGGCAACGGTGTGCGCACCTCGCAGATCCAGCAGCAGATGAACGAGGGCAACATCGAGTACACCGACAACAACCTCGACCTGGCCATCTCCGGCAAGGGCTTCTTTACGGTCAGCGATCAGGGTGCGGAGAAGTACACCCGGGCCGGCCAGTTCTCGCCGGACGACGAGGGTTACGTGGTCAACGGTCGCGACCAGCGGCTACAGGTCTTCCCCCCCAACGGGGACGGTACCTTCAACACCGGACAGCTTCAGGACCTTCGCCTCTCTACCGAGGAGGGGGAGCCCGCACCTACCACGACCTCCGAGGTAGGCCTGAACCTCAATGCGGATAATGATGTACCTCCCGTGGCGACTTTCGACCCAGATGAGACAGAGAGCTACAATTATTCGACCTCTCAGACGGTTTATGACTCTCTGGGGTCGCAGCATGAAATGAGAATGTACTTCCGCAAGGTGTCGGACAACACGTGGGATGTCTATACGCAGATGGCCGACGGTGAGGTAACGAATCCGGGTGCCGACCAGTACGATCCGAATGGGGACCTGACTGAATTTCCGGGAGTGCAGCAGGCGCGCCGTCTAGAATTTACTGACAATGGCGACCTGGATGAGACAACCTCGGACGGCGGAGGTGTAATGGATTACGATTTTTCGTTTAACAATGGCTCCGCAGATCTCAATCCCATTCAAGTGGATTTTTCCGGTGCCACCCAGTACGCCAAGGACTCCGCCACCAACCGGTTGAATCAGGACGGCTATGCCTCCGGTCTTCTCACCGGGATTAGCATCAATGACCAGGGCGTTGCCCTAGCGAACTATACTAACGGGGATTCTCAGGAACTGGGCCAGATCGCGCTCTCCAATTTCTCCAATCCGCAGGGCCTGCAGCCGGATGGTGATACCGCCTGGACGGAGAGTTCAGACTCCGGGGAGCCGCTACTGGGTCAGCCCGGAACCAGCAACCTGGGCCTGATCCAGTCCGGCGCCGTGGAGGCCTCCAACGTCGACCTGGCCGAGGAGCTGACGAGCCTGATCACCGCCCAGCGGAACTACCAGGCCAACTCCAAGACCATCCAGACCCAGGACACCATCACCCAGACCCTCATCAACCTGCGCTAG
- the flgF gene encoding flagellar basal-body rod protein FlgF produces MDRMLYIGMTGAKHAMRSLESTNNNLANASTPGFREDFAQFRSMPVQGPGYNSRAYAQVERPGINFEAGPLQSTGRDLDVAIQGEGFFAVQDEQGEPAYTRRGDFRVSAGGILENGAGQPVLGENGPVAVPPNSSIEIGADGSITVQPEGAPPNAVAVVDRLQLVNPDLEDLRKGNDGLLRRADGEPAPADGEVRVVAGALEGSNVSPVESLVQMIELQRKHEMQVKVMKAADDNAQSTAQVMRLQ; encoded by the coding sequence ATGGATCGGATGCTCTACATCGGGATGACCGGCGCCAAGCACGCCATGCGCTCCCTGGAGTCCACGAACAACAACCTCGCCAACGCCAGCACGCCCGGCTTTCGCGAGGATTTCGCCCAGTTCCGCAGCATGCCGGTGCAGGGCCCGGGCTATAACAGCCGCGCCTACGCCCAGGTGGAGCGGCCGGGAATCAACTTCGAGGCCGGCCCGCTGCAGAGCACCGGCCGGGATCTCGACGTTGCCATCCAGGGGGAGGGCTTCTTTGCCGTCCAGGATGAACAGGGCGAGCCCGCCTATACGCGGCGCGGTGACTTCCGCGTGAGTGCCGGCGGCATCCTGGAGAACGGGGCCGGCCAGCCGGTGCTCGGGGAGAACGGACCGGTGGCCGTGCCGCCGAATTCCAGCATCGAGATCGGGGCCGACGGCAGCATCACCGTCCAGCCCGAGGGGGCGCCGCCCAATGCGGTGGCCGTTGTGGACCGCCTGCAATTGGTGAATCCCGACCTGGAAGACCTCCGGAAGGGCAACGACGGCCTCCTGCGCCGCGCCGATGGGGAGCCTGCTCCGGCGGATGGTGAGGTCCGCGTGGTGGCCGGTGCCCTGGAAGGCAGCAATGTCAGCCCCGTGGAATCGCTGGTGCAGATGATCGAGCTCCAGCGCAAGCACGAGATGCAGGTCAAGGTCATGAAGGCGGCGGATGACAATGCCCAGTCCACCGCCCAGGTCATGCGGCTTCAGTAA
- the flgG gene encoding flagellar basal-body rod protein FlgG, whose translation MNRSLAIASTGVEAQQKKLDTISNNLANVSTVGFKKDRAVFEDLIYQNVRQPGAQTTQDTQLPSGLMLGSGVRTVATQKLHTQGDVQSTGNNLDVAIQGQGFFQVLRPNGEVAYTRDGQFQLNSDGQLVTSNGYQVQPGINIPENAQSVDIGSDGTVSVTTPGEAGTQIVGNLETVNFVNPTGLQPIGENQYVETAASGAPQAGIPGQDGLGQILQGYVEGSNVSSVQELVGMIETQRAYEMNSKAISAADEMLQYANQQL comes from the coding sequence ATGAATCGTTCGCTTGCAATCGCCAGTACCGGTGTCGAAGCCCAGCAGAAGAAGCTGGACACCATCTCCAATAACCTGGCCAACGTCTCCACGGTGGGGTTCAAGAAGGACCGCGCCGTCTTCGAGGACCTCATCTACCAGAATGTGCGTCAGCCCGGAGCCCAGACCACCCAGGACACCCAGCTCCCCTCGGGGCTGATGCTCGGCAGCGGTGTCCGCACCGTCGCCACCCAGAAGCTCCACACTCAGGGCGATGTCCAGTCCACCGGTAACAACCTCGATGTCGCCATCCAGGGGCAGGGCTTCTTCCAGGTCCTGCGGCCCAATGGCGAGGTTGCCTACACCCGGGACGGCCAGTTCCAGCTGAACAGCGATGGCCAGCTGGTGACCTCCAACGGCTACCAGGTCCAGCCGGGCATCAACATCCCCGAGAACGCCCAGAGTGTGGATATCGGCAGCGACGGGACGGTGAGTGTCACCACACCGGGCGAGGCCGGTACCCAGATCGTCGGCAATCTGGAGACGGTGAACTTCGTCAATCCCACCGGGCTTCAGCCCATCGGGGAGAACCAGTACGTGGAGACCGCCGCTTCCGGGGCGCCCCAGGCCGGCATCCCGGGGCAGGACGGCCTGGGCCAGATCCTCCAGGGCTACGTGGAGGGCTCCAACGTGAGTTCGGTCCAGGAGCTGGTGGGGATGATCGAGACCCAGCGCGCCTACGAGATGAACTCCAAGGCCATCTCGGCGGCCGACGAGATGCTCCAGTACGCCAACCAGCAGCTCTAA